A portion of the Burkholderia sp. GAS332 genome contains these proteins:
- a CDS encoding NitT/TauT family transport system substrate-binding protein has protein sequence MRSLRQIAAVSGVAFTLAAASAAAHAEKLTIMVGGATKIIYLPAKLTEQLGYFKDEGLDVEILSQPAGVDAENELLAGAVQGVVGFYDHTIDLQSKGKEVQALVIFGQVPGEVEMVSTKSAETFKSMADSKGKTLGVTGLGSSTSFLTQYLAQRAGVPSTQYTLLPVGADNSFIAAIKQNRIDAGMTTEPTVSQLLKTGDAKVLVDMRTLEGTRAALGGTYPGSSFYVQRTWAESHKDEAAKLAHAFAKTLNFIATHSAEEIAAKMPKDYYGNNKDLYVGALKASLPMFTKDGKMPADGPDTVLKVLSAFNPSVKGKHIDLAKTYTNDYVSAAVKTAAK, from the coding sequence ATGCGTAGCTTGCGCCAGATTGCCGCTGTGTCAGGTGTTGCGTTCACCCTTGCCGCTGCTTCAGCCGCGGCTCACGCCGAGAAGCTGACGATCATGGTCGGCGGCGCCACCAAGATCATCTATCTGCCCGCCAAGCTCACGGAGCAGCTCGGCTACTTCAAGGACGAAGGCCTCGACGTCGAAATCCTCTCGCAACCGGCCGGCGTGGATGCGGAAAACGAACTGCTCGCGGGCGCGGTGCAAGGCGTGGTGGGCTTCTACGATCACACCATCGACCTGCAGAGCAAGGGCAAGGAAGTCCAGGCGCTGGTGATTTTCGGCCAGGTGCCGGGCGAAGTGGAAATGGTCTCCACCAAGTCGGCGGAGACCTTCAAGAGCATGGCCGATTCGAAGGGCAAGACGCTGGGCGTGACCGGCCTCGGCTCGTCGACCAGCTTCCTCACGCAATACCTCGCGCAACGCGCGGGCGTGCCGTCGACGCAATACACGCTGCTGCCGGTCGGTGCGGACAACAGCTTTATCGCCGCCATCAAGCAGAACCGTATCGATGCCGGCATGACCACGGAGCCGACCGTCTCGCAACTGCTGAAGACCGGCGACGCCAAGGTGCTGGTCGATATGCGCACGCTGGAAGGCACGCGCGCCGCGCTCGGCGGCACGTATCCGGGTTCGAGCTTCTACGTGCAGCGCACATGGGCCGAATCGCACAAGGACGAGGCCGCGAAACTCGCGCACGCGTTCGCGAAGACGCTGAACTTCATCGCGACGCATAGCGCGGAAGAGATCGCGGCGAAGATGCCGAAGGACTACTACGGCAACAACAAGGACCTGTACGTCGGCGCGCTGAAGGCGTCGCTGCCGATGTTCACCAAGGACGGCAAGATGCCGGCCGACGGCCCGGACACGGTCCTGAAGGTGCTATCGGCGTTCAATCCTTCGGTGAAGGGCAAGCATATCGACCTCGCCAAGACCTACACCAACGACTACGTGTCGGCAGCGGTCAAGACCGCGGCGAAATAA
- a CDS encoding Transposase (manually curated), translating to MLQIPLTDVDWARVQSLFPVVSSGRGRPRRSDREILNAILWVQQTKEKWHRLPATFPPQQTCYLRYMTWKKTGVLDQVNERLPLCDQALSTAEPSISIASHTVSIQM from the coding sequence ATGCTTCAGATCCCCCTCACCGACGTCGATTGGGCACGCGTTCAGAGTCTTTTTCCAGTGGTTTCGTCGGGTCGCGGGCGCCCCCGCCGCAGCGATCGCGAGATCCTCAACGCGATACTCTGGGTCCAGCAAACAAAAGAAAAATGGCACAGGCTGCCGGCGACTTTCCCGCCGCAACAGACTTGTTATCTTCGGTATATGACCTGGAAAAAAACGGGCGTTCTAGATCAGGTGAATGAGCGTTTGCCATTGTGCGACCAAGCACTTTCGACTGCTGAACCCAGCATAAGCATTGCTTCGCATACCGTATCAATTCAAATGTGA
- a CDS encoding two component transcriptional regulator, winged helix family — protein MKLLLIEDNPTLAHWLAKMLEQEAFALDAVQDGDAADRLLRTNHYDVILLDLNLPKLSGKNVLRRLRQRGDATPVLILTASGSIDEKVELLGAGADDYLVKPFEVRELIARIKVAIRRQSPSKSSEVVCGDLAFDIDTRQFMLKGAPLNVTPRERSVLETLILRLGKTVTKPALVDAIFTLADEPSEDAVEIYISRLRKKLDGSSAAIVTLRGLGYLLRKKEDDQ, from the coding sequence ATGAAGCTGCTGCTCATCGAAGACAACCCCACGCTGGCACACTGGCTCGCCAAGATGCTGGAGCAAGAGGCGTTCGCGCTCGATGCCGTGCAGGACGGCGACGCCGCCGACCGCTTGCTGCGCACCAATCACTACGACGTGATCCTGCTCGATCTGAATCTGCCGAAACTGTCGGGCAAGAACGTGCTGCGCCGTCTGCGCCAGCGCGGCGACGCCACGCCGGTGCTGATCCTGACGGCGAGCGGGTCGATCGACGAAAAAGTGGAACTGCTCGGCGCCGGCGCGGACGACTACCTGGTCAAGCCGTTCGAAGTGCGCGAGCTGATTGCGCGGATCAAGGTGGCGATCCGGCGTCAGTCACCGTCGAAATCCAGCGAGGTGGTGTGCGGCGATCTCGCGTTCGATATCGACACGCGCCAATTCATGCTGAAGGGCGCGCCGCTGAACGTCACGCCGCGCGAGCGCTCGGTGCTCGAAACACTGATCCTGCGTTTGGGCAAGACCGTGACGAAGCCGGCGTTGGTCGACGCGATTTTCACGCTCGCGGACGAGCCGAGCGAGGACGCGGTCGAAATCTACATTTCGCGGCTGCGCAAGAAGCTTGACGGAAGTTCGGCAGCGATCGTCACTCTGCGTGGACTGGGCTATCTGCTGCGCAAGAAAGAAGATGACCAATAG
- a CDS encoding EAL domain, c-di-GMP-specific phosphodiesterase class I (or its enzymatically inactive variant) (manually curated) produces the protein MVAQQTHYLARHVQALAGLKKYAYAMLTLDYEKPVSLATTFGTRTACVEQTDWDDSRDDAMALSELENRVREGLRAGEFHLVFQGAHRAASGTLTRLEAQVRWTHPDYGLLLPGIFMMPLEHPQVALEMALFVIDGVCRELRDCLASKMTLLPVAITVPAQVAMLESFAGELTRIARSYGVPANLLEIEVPDSADAARLLSLRTLTDGLRSAGAGISLGKWGNGTSSLALLGALDVDTVTIASELMATVPRDPRACVVMSALLDLLHALDVQVVVNGVETQAQLQWLSTWPEALVQGFLFSRPKVGLVNVLALSRES, from the coding sequence TTGGTCGCGCAGCAAACGCATTACTTGGCACGACATGTGCAAGCGTTAGCGGGGTTAAAAAAATACGCTTATGCCATGCTAACGCTCGACTATGAAAAGCCTGTCTCGCTCGCAACTACGTTCGGCACGCGTACCGCATGTGTTGAGCAGACCGATTGGGACGACTCGCGCGACGATGCGATGGCGCTGAGCGAACTCGAAAACCGCGTCCGCGAAGGTTTGCGCGCCGGTGAATTTCACCTCGTGTTTCAAGGCGCCCATCGCGCGGCGAGCGGTACGCTGACGCGCCTCGAAGCACAGGTCCGATGGACGCATCCCGACTATGGGCTGCTGCTTCCCGGCATTTTCATGATGCCGCTCGAACACCCGCAGGTCGCGCTCGAGATGGCGTTGTTCGTCATCGATGGCGTGTGCCGCGAACTACGCGATTGCCTCGCTTCGAAGATGACGCTGCTGCCGGTCGCGATCACGGTGCCGGCGCAAGTGGCTATGCTCGAATCGTTTGCCGGCGAGCTCACGCGCATCGCACGCTCGTATGGCGTGCCGGCTAACCTGCTTGAGATCGAAGTGCCCGATAGCGCTGATGCGGCGCGTCTCCTGTCTTTGCGGACCCTGACTGACGGCCTTCGGTCGGCGGGCGCCGGCATCTCGCTGGGTAAGTGGGGCAACGGCACGTCTTCGCTCGCACTACTCGGCGCACTCGATGTGGACACCGTGACGATCGCGTCTGAGCTGATGGCCACGGTCCCGCGTGATCCTCGGGCCTGCGTGGTGATGTCGGCGTTACTGGATCTGCTTCATGCGCTTGACGTGCAGGTCGTGGTGAACGGCGTCGAGACCCAAGCACAGTTGCAATGGTTGAGCACATGGCCGGAAGCGTTGGTGCAAGGCTTCCTGTTCTCACGCCCGAAAGTTGGGCTGGTCAATGTGCTGGCGCTAAGTCGCGAATCGTGA
- a CDS encoding histidine kinase — protein sequence MTNSLRMRLLLWLLVPLALYVFVTGKAEYDNARRTADLVQDNQLISSARMIAGEVEWVDGFLRVDVPPAALEVFVSPYRDQVFYSVRVDDGRLLAGRPDFPQRAALSPDTADHYDTELHGQPVRAVGLVRLMYDNGATHRVRVTVGKTVRSRDAMAQQLWQPQLVRQIEMIVLAVALGCIGLTFELRPLMKVKEDVADRDPMQLEPIRVERLHTELRPIVEAINQCIARLGVQVAAQRRFIADAAHQLRTPLTLLGTQLQFARQQDGLNPALDEALAAMHRSNRSMVGLTNKLLLLAQAEAADNKQLAMETVDLVPLVMEVVEDLALLAQARDIDLGAELSGPAPVAGHRGLLQALIANLAENAIRYAGNGGHVTVTVSAHADSVTVSVLDDGPGIPAESRSRVFEPFFRASTDTEGTGLGLAIVREIADAHHGAITLKPGEGSKGVHITVSFPRASAEGPQAG from the coding sequence ATGACCAATAGCCTGCGCATGCGTTTGCTGTTGTGGCTGCTGGTGCCGCTCGCGTTGTACGTGTTCGTCACCGGCAAGGCCGAGTACGACAACGCGCGGCGCACGGCGGATCTGGTGCAGGACAATCAGCTGATCTCGTCGGCACGGATGATCGCCGGCGAAGTGGAATGGGTGGATGGTTTTCTGCGCGTGGACGTGCCGCCTGCCGCGCTGGAAGTGTTCGTGTCGCCGTATCGCGATCAGGTGTTCTACAGCGTGCGGGTCGACGACGGCCGGTTGCTGGCGGGCAGGCCGGATTTTCCGCAGCGCGCGGCGCTCTCGCCCGACACGGCCGATCACTACGACACCGAACTTCATGGCCAGCCCGTACGTGCGGTCGGCCTCGTGCGTCTGATGTACGACAACGGCGCGACGCACCGCGTACGGGTGACAGTCGGCAAGACGGTGCGCTCGCGCGACGCGATGGCGCAGCAATTGTGGCAGCCGCAACTCGTGCGGCAGATCGAAATGATCGTGCTGGCCGTCGCGCTGGGGTGCATCGGCCTGACCTTCGAGTTGCGGCCCCTCATGAAAGTGAAGGAAGACGTTGCGGACCGCGACCCCATGCAGCTCGAGCCGATTCGCGTCGAGCGTCTGCATACCGAGTTGCGGCCCATCGTCGAAGCGATCAATCAATGTATCGCACGGCTCGGCGTACAGGTGGCCGCACAACGGCGTTTTATCGCCGACGCCGCGCATCAGTTGCGTACGCCGCTCACGCTGCTCGGCACGCAGTTGCAGTTCGCGCGCCAGCAGGACGGCCTGAATCCCGCGCTCGACGAAGCGCTCGCCGCGATGCACCGCAGTAACCGTTCGATGGTTGGGTTGACCAACAAGCTACTGTTGCTCGCGCAGGCGGAGGCCGCCGACAACAAGCAACTCGCGATGGAAACCGTCGATCTGGTACCGCTGGTCATGGAAGTGGTGGAGGATCTGGCGCTGCTCGCGCAGGCACGGGACATCGATCTCGGCGCGGAACTGAGCGGCCCCGCGCCGGTGGCTGGGCATCGCGGCCTGCTTCAGGCGCTGATCGCCAACCTCGCGGAGAACGCGATTCGTTATGCGGGCAATGGCGGGCACGTCACGGTCACAGTCAGCGCCCACGCGGATTCGGTCACCGTGTCGGTGCTGGACGACGGCCCCGGCATTCCGGCCGAGTCGCGCAGCCGCGTGTTCGAACCGTTTTTCCGGGCGTCGACGGACACCGAAGGAACGGGACTGGGCCTCGCCATCGTGCGCGAAATCGCGGACGCGCATCACGGAGCGATCACGCTCAAGCCAGGTGAGGGTAGTAAAGGCGTGCACATAACGGTCTCGTTTCCGCGTGCGTCGGCGGAAGGACCTCAGGCCGGTTAA
- a CDS encoding NitT/TauT family transport system ATP-binding protein, protein MNQPMSRDTPAIELLHVSCRFISPDGKATIALRDFSMSVARGEFVAVVGPTGCGKSTTLSMITGLLKPTTGEVRVMGAPVDGIDPRIGFVFQADAVFPWRSVLDNVAAGPLYRGRSKSAAYDEANEWLRRVGLDKFGKHYPHQLSGGMRKRVALAQTFINKPEILLMDEPFSALDMQTRTLMQDELLQLWGGAGSVVFVTHDLEEAIALADRVFVLTARPATLKKVYEIDLPRPRVTSEVRYDPRFIEISRDIWHDLREEVQIG, encoded by the coding sequence ATGAATCAACCTATGTCCCGCGATACGCCCGCCATCGAGCTGCTCCACGTATCGTGCCGTTTCATTTCTCCGGATGGCAAAGCGACGATCGCGTTGCGCGACTTCAGCATGTCGGTGGCGCGCGGCGAGTTCGTCGCGGTGGTCGGCCCGACGGGTTGCGGCAAGTCGACCACGCTCAGCATGATCACCGGCTTGCTGAAACCCACCACCGGCGAAGTGCGCGTGATGGGCGCGCCGGTGGACGGCATCGATCCGCGTATCGGCTTCGTGTTTCAGGCCGACGCCGTGTTTCCGTGGCGCTCGGTGCTGGACAACGTGGCGGCCGGCCCGCTGTATCGCGGCCGCTCGAAATCCGCCGCGTACGACGAAGCCAACGAATGGCTGCGCCGTGTCGGCCTCGACAAATTCGGCAAGCACTATCCGCATCAACTGTCCGGCGGCATGAGAAAGCGCGTGGCGCTCGCGCAAACCTTCATCAACAAGCCGGAAATCCTGCTGATGGACGAGCCCTTCTCGGCGCTCGACATGCAAACCCGCACGCTGATGCAAGACGAACTGCTGCAACTGTGGGGCGGCGCCGGCTCGGTAGTGTTCGTCACACACGATCTCGAGGAAGCGATTGCGCTGGCGGATCGCGTGTTCGTGTTGACCGCGCGCCCGGCCACGCTGAAGAAGGTGTACGAAATCGATCTGCCGCGTCCGCGCGTCACGTCGGAGGTTCGCTACGACCCGCGTTTTATCGAAATCTCGCGCGACATCTGGCACGACCTGCGCGAAGAAGTGCAGATCGGTTAA
- a CDS encoding Protein-S-isoprenylcysteine O-methyltransferase Ste14, producing MNSTFDNVAHVEEQRPRSATPFSVGLLGIVVGLLTLWLLRDSTALDGAGRSTAACLAIIATIAAYELFVARVYLRPSAGLTGQAVRPLSVARVGLRLAALASVYAGIGLLYWLLPEYHGTFYKPFWSLIGTLAPYLIVAAPFYFAWMDRRQRETDDAYMAWGRLVFRGQRPANWKPVREMLAGWMVKAFFLPLMITYLSTDADHIGASLVNAMNAPFSLATFRFMYDLSFTMDLMFGTVGYLCTLRILDTHVRSAEPTTLGWLVAIVCYQPFWSLISSQYIHYEGSLFWDNWLISVPIVRIIWGAVIIALVFCYALSTIAFGLRFSNLTNRGIITSGPYRFTKHPAYITKNLSFWMVSVPFIEPLGWQHALPHCFALACVNLLYYMRAKTEERHLMNDPDYRAYAEWIARNGLFARIARAFQ from the coding sequence ATGAACTCCACTTTCGATAACGTCGCGCACGTAGAAGAGCAGCGGCCGCGTTCGGCGACGCCGTTTTCCGTCGGCTTGCTTGGCATCGTCGTCGGCCTTCTGACGCTCTGGCTGCTACGCGACAGTACCGCGCTGGACGGCGCGGGCCGCAGCACCGCCGCATGTCTCGCGATCATCGCGACGATCGCCGCATACGAGCTGTTTGTCGCGCGCGTGTATCTCCGCCCAAGCGCCGGACTGACCGGCCAGGCGGTTCGGCCGCTCAGTGTTGCGCGCGTGGGTTTGCGCCTTGCCGCCCTGGCTTCCGTGTATGCCGGCATCGGTCTGCTCTACTGGCTGCTGCCCGAGTATCACGGCACATTCTATAAGCCGTTCTGGTCCCTGATAGGTACGCTCGCGCCGTATCTGATCGTGGCCGCGCCGTTTTACTTTGCGTGGATGGACCGGCGTCAGCGTGAAACCGACGATGCCTATATGGCGTGGGGCCGCCTGGTGTTCCGCGGGCAGCGCCCAGCCAACTGGAAGCCCGTGCGTGAAATGCTGGCCGGATGGATGGTGAAAGCGTTCTTCCTGCCGCTGATGATCACCTATCTTTCCACCGATGCGGACCATATCGGCGCATCGCTCGTGAACGCCATGAACGCGCCGTTCTCGCTTGCGACGTTCAGGTTCATGTACGACCTGTCCTTCACGATGGACCTGATGTTCGGCACGGTAGGGTATCTGTGCACACTGCGCATTCTCGATACGCACGTGCGCAGCGCGGAGCCGACCACACTCGGCTGGCTGGTTGCGATTGTCTGTTACCAGCCGTTCTGGTCGCTGATCTCGAGCCAGTACATCCACTACGAGGGCTCGCTCTTCTGGGACAACTGGCTGATATCCGTACCCATTGTCCGAATCATCTGGGGCGCCGTGATTATCGCCCTCGTCTTCTGCTACGCGCTTTCCACCATCGCGTTCGGATTGCGGTTTTCGAACCTGACCAATCGCGGCATCATCACCTCGGGTCCTTATCGCTTCACGAAGCATCCCGCCTACATCACGAAGAATCTTTCGTTCTGGATGGTCTCGGTGCCGTTCATCGAACCGTTGGGCTGGCAACACGCGCTCCCGCACTGCTTCGCGCTGGCATGCGTGAATCTGCTGTACTACATGCGCGCCAAAACCGAGGAACGGCATCTGATGAACGATCCCGACTATCGGGCTTACGCTGAATGGATCGCGAGGAATGGGTTGTTCGCCAGGATCGCACGCGCGTTTCAATGA
- a CDS encoding NitT/TauT family transport system permease protein gives MSTTPQQMMPSGIDAASLAHVERIAQKRIRQRHALVITLRIVVLVVVLGGWELSARLKWIDPFFFSMPSAIFDQIVDWFVNGTSQGPLLTQVWVTLEETGLGFIIGSVAGVFCGIVLGRNKLLSDVFSLYIKIANSIPRVVLGSVFVIALGLGMASKVALAVVMVFFVVFANAFQGVREADRYMIANAQILGASRRQVTTSVVIPSALSWILASLHVSFGFALVGAVVGEFLGSKQGIGLLISTAQGAFNASGVFAAMIVLAVVALAADYLLTAVEQRLLKWRPAAV, from the coding sequence ATGTCTACGACCCCTCAACAGATGATGCCTTCGGGTATCGATGCAGCGTCGCTCGCACACGTCGAACGCATCGCGCAAAAACGCATCCGGCAACGCCATGCGCTGGTGATTACGCTGCGCATTGTCGTGCTGGTGGTGGTGCTCGGCGGGTGGGAATTGTCCGCGCGCCTGAAGTGGATCGATCCGTTCTTCTTCTCGATGCCGAGTGCGATTTTCGATCAGATCGTCGACTGGTTCGTGAACGGCACCTCGCAAGGACCGCTCTTGACCCAGGTGTGGGTCACGCTTGAAGAAACCGGGCTCGGCTTCATCATCGGTTCGGTAGCGGGGGTGTTCTGCGGCATCGTGCTCGGCCGCAACAAGCTGCTCTCCGACGTGTTCAGCCTCTACATCAAGATCGCCAACTCGATTCCCCGCGTGGTGCTCGGCTCGGTGTTCGTGATCGCGCTCGGTCTCGGGATGGCGTCGAAGGTGGCGCTGGCAGTGGTGATGGTGTTCTTCGTCGTGTTCGCCAATGCGTTCCAGGGCGTGCGTGAAGCGGACCGCTACATGATCGCGAACGCGCAGATTCTCGGTGCGTCGCGCCGTCAGGTGACGACCTCGGTGGTGATTCCGTCGGCATTGAGCTGGATTCTTGCCAGTTTGCATGTGAGTTTCGGCTTTGCGCTGGTCGGTGCGGTGGTGGGCGAATTCCTCGGTTCGAAGCAAGGTATCGGCCTGCTGATCTCCACGGCGCAAGGCGCGTTCAATGCAAGCGGCGTGTTCGCGGCAATGATTGTGCTGGCTGTGGTCGCACTGGCCGCGGACTATCTGTTGACTGCGGTCGAACAGCGATTGTTGAAGTGGCGGCCGGCGGCGGTTTGA